The sequence TATTGGTGATCCGGTCGAAGTAACCGTTCTGGCGCATGGCAGCGATGATGCCAAAGGCGATGGAAAGCGGCACCGCAATGACTGCCGCGTAGCCTGCCAAGAAGAAAGTATTAGCAAGACGTGGGCCGATTTGCTGCGCAATTGGCCGGCCGTTAGCTAACGATGCACCGAGGTCACCTTGCACCAGATTCCACAGCCAACGTCCATAACGAACGATCGCCGGATCGTGCAAATGCAACGAGCGGCGGATGGCTTCAACCGCCTCGGGTGTTGCCGATTGTCCAAGAATTGCCGTGGCGACATCGCCTGGCAAAACTTCCGTGCCGATAAAAATCAGCACAGAGACTCCAAATAACGTAATTAAACCGAGTCCGAGTCGGTTTGCGATGAGCCTTAACAAAATCTACCCCCTACATAGACTGCCGCCGTCCCATGCGGCTTACTCACACGGCTCACTCTGGATTAGGCGAGTTAGTTATATTGACTCGGTTATACCGAATCCATGCCAGCTCCCGAATAAGGGCAACCCGGCGATCCATATCCGAGCTACCGAACAACAGTAGGACGCTATGCGCCGCTTAGGTCATAAGCGGCGCATAGCGATCCTAGCTATCTTAAGTTTCCAGCCAAACCTTTTCAGGCGCCCGATAACCACTCATTAGGTTAGTCGGGAGGGCAACAAAGCCTTTGACCTTGCTTGAACCGGCATCGATAGTGTTGTTGAACATCGGGATCACTTCCCCACCGTCCTCATGCACCATCTGTTGCAAGTCGTAATACATCTTCTTACGCTTGGATACGTTGAGTTCAGCACGCGCCGTCTCAAGCAGCTTGTCGAAGTCTGCACGCTTCCAGAACGTTTCGTTCCAGGAAGCATCCGACTTGTAGACTACCGACAACATCAGATCCGCCGTTGGGCGCCCGTCCCAATACGACGCGCACCACGGTTTCTTCATCCATACGTTGTCCCAGTAGCCGTCGGCCGGTACACGATCGATCTGCAGATCGATACCCGCTTTCTTGGCGCTCGCCTGGTAGATCTGCGCCGCATCGACCGCGCCGGTAAAGGCGCCGTCGGACACGCTGAGTACAACCGGTGCATTGTGCCCCGAATTCTTGAAGTGGAACTTTGCCTTTTCCGGATCGAACGGCCGTTGCGCGATGTTGGCATAGAATAAATCGGTCGAACCGATCGGCTGATCGTTACCGATCTTGCCGTGACCGACCAATACTTTGTCGATGATCGCCTGACGGTCGATGGCGAACTTCATCGCTAACCGCAGATCTTTATTATTGAACGGCGCAATGTCGCAACGCATCGGGAAGGTGTAGTGCGATGGGCCGAGAATCTCGAACACCTGCACGCCCTTGTTACGCGACAACGACAACACCGCTTTCGGATCAACGCGGTTGATCAAATGGACTGAACCCGAGATCAACGCATTGAGACGCGCCGTCGGATCGTTGATGGCGATGGTCTCGACAGAGTCGACAAAACCGCGATCGGAACGGAAATGATTGGGATTGCGCTTAGTGAGAGTGCGAACGCCCGGCTCGTAATTTTCCAACATGAACGCGCCGGTGCCGATACCCTTGGTGAAATCGTCTCCTTCAGGACCAATACCGAGGTGGTAATCGGCCAACAGGTACGGTAGGTCGGCGTTGCCGCTGTTAAGCGTGATCACAACTTCATGCGTGCCGTTTGCCTTGATGTCGGCAACCGGCGCGAACAGCGACTTGGCACCCGACTTGGAATCCGGCTTACGGTGATGGTTGAGCGAGTAAACCACGTCGGCGGCCGTCAGCGGTTTGCCGTTGTGGAACGTTACGTCCTTGCGAATCTTGAAGATCCACTCTTTCGCGCCCGGTTTTGCTTCCCACTTCTCGGCCAGCGACGGCTGAGCGGAAGGTTTAGCACGTACATCGAGACCGGAATCGACTTCAACGAGAGTGTTGTAGAGCTGCAGACCTGTGACTTGTAAATGGCTAGCGGTAAATGTTGCGGGATCCAAACTATCGCCGGCGTTTGCGCCGTTGAGACCAATCAGGAGATGACCGCCTCGTTTTGGTTTGTCAGCCGCTGATGCAACATTGGACAACATACTGCCGGCAAGTGCCGTAGAGATACCAAGTGCCGCCGAACGCCTTAGAAAATCGCGTCGGTTAATGCGTCCAGCGGTCAACATCGCCTTTAGATCTTCCCAATCACGCATATATTGCCCTCCTGCCCCGTTTGATGG comes from Gammaproteobacteria bacterium and encodes:
- a CDS encoding ABC transporter substrate-binding protein: MNRRDFLRRSAALGISTALAGSMLSNVASAADKPKRGGHLLIGLNGANAGDSLDPATFTASHLQVTGLQLYNTLVEVDSGLDVRAKPSAQPSLAEKWEAKPGAKEWIFKIRKDVTFHNGKPLTAADVVYSLNHHRKPDSKSGAKSLFAPVADIKANGTHEVVITLNSGNADLPYLLADYHLGIGPEGDDFTKGIGTGAFMLENYEPGVRTLTKRNPNHFRSDRGFVDSVETIAINDPTARLNALISGSVHLINRVDPKAVLSLSRNKGVQVFEILGPSHYTFPMRCDIAPFNNKDLRLAMKFAIDRQAIIDKVLVGHGKIGNDQPIGSTDLFYANIAQRPFDPEKAKFHFKNSGHNAPVVLSVSDGAFTGAVDAAQIYQASAKKAGIDLQIDRVPADGYWDNVWMKKPWCASYWDGRPTADLMLSVVYKSDASWNETFWKRADFDKLLETARAELNVSKRKKMYYDLQQMVHEDGGEVIPMFNNTIDAGSSKVKGFVALPTNLMSGYRAPEKVWLET